In Phreatobacter stygius, a genomic segment contains:
- a CDS encoding Bug family tripartite tricarboxylate transporter substrate binding protein produces the protein MISRRCLMAALAATPALARRARAATWPERPVRILIPFAPGGAADTLARILSESFKEEANGQPLVVENRPGAGGTLAAASTAQAAGDGHTLLMGDIGANAVAGALFPTLPYAIDKAFVHVIHLANLPMAMIAHPSVGGGTLQGLIAAAREKPGGLNYASAGPGGASHLMMELFNRLAGVQIQHIPYRGGGPVLQAVLTNEVQVAFSTVSTTRPFIESGGVRAIGVGGRNVVPMLPTVRPVAETVAGFEAETWHGIHAPAAVPPDVAAQINRVFNALLRRPEVLARMEQQSAIAVGGSSDAYAAFVRGEIDKWSRVVRDAGIRMTN, from the coding sequence ATGATCTCACGCCGTTGCCTCATGGCCGCGCTTGCCGCGACACCAGCGCTCGCCCGCCGCGCCAGGGCCGCCACCTGGCCGGAACGGCCGGTCAGGATCCTGATCCCCTTCGCACCGGGCGGTGCCGCCGATACGCTCGCCCGCATCCTGTCGGAGAGCTTCAAGGAGGAGGCGAACGGCCAGCCGCTGGTCGTCGAGAACCGGCCGGGCGCCGGCGGCACGCTGGCCGCGGCCAGCACCGCGCAGGCGGCCGGCGACGGCCATACCCTGCTGATGGGCGACATTGGCGCCAATGCGGTTGCCGGGGCGCTGTTTCCGACCTTGCCCTATGCCATCGACAAGGCCTTCGTGCATGTCATTCATCTCGCCAACCTGCCGATGGCGATGATCGCCCATCCCTCGGTCGGCGGCGGCACCCTGCAAGGATTGATCGCGGCGGCCAGAGAGAAGCCCGGCGGACTGAACTATGCCTCGGCTGGCCCGGGCGGCGCCTCGCATCTGATGATGGAACTGTTCAACCGGCTGGCCGGGGTGCAGATCCAGCACATCCCCTATCGCGGCGGCGGCCCGGTCCTGCAGGCCGTGCTGACCAACGAGGTCCAGGTCGCCTTCTCGACGGTGTCGACCACCCGGCCCTTCATCGAATCGGGCGGCGTGCGCGCCATTGGCGTCGGTGGGCGCAACGTCGTGCCGATGCTGCCGACGGTCCGGCCGGTGGCCGAGACCGTGGCCGGCTTCGAGGCCGAGACCTGGCATGGCATCCATGCCCCCGCGGCGGTGCCGCCCGACGTGGCGGCTCAAATCAACCGGGTGTTCAACGCCTTGCTCAGGCGCCCGGAGGTGCTTGCCCGGATGGAACAGCAATCGGCGATCGCGGTCGGCGGCAGCTCAGACGCCTATGCCGCTTTCGTGCGCGGCGAGATCGACAAATGGAGCCGGGTGGTGCGGGATGCCGGTATCAGGATGACCAATTGA